The Kluyveromyces marxianus DMKU3-1042 DNA, complete genome, chromosome 6 genome window below encodes:
- the LIH1 gene encoding putative lipase: MKLFKQRQVSQQPHLISLTAIMVLIQLFAWISAIWIVLVASLESNTVIHLGQQLAADVGKLGNSDVEISQDSYEKMLYFSKICALTYCISTGQLEANKTFLDGGCPEELDFCSNVEENPSINRTRVELVLVAEKEELGTGFVAVDHEREVVMLAFRGSSTRQDWFSDFEIYPTEYRPVSEKHYDKLVESGKIEICENCMIHKGFNRFIETLSKDFLNRVERIFKRYPGYKMVVTGHSLGAALASICGIELKLRGFNPLILTYATPKMFNDEMRDWVDSLFKTKKIHDKSVKNGELDMFHGYFRVIHLQDYIPMVPPGYKAAGLEIFISKPELPHEKEDLEYRAIGSGATWNQLPTNELTRSALRNGMSNLFHMDEHRKYFIMINNCSGF; this comes from the coding sequence ATGAAACTTTTTAAACAGCGACAAGTATCCCAACAACCTCACTTGATTTCCTTAACAGCTATAATGGTATTAATTCAGCTTTTTGCATGGATATCTGCGATTTGGATAGTACTTGTTGCGTCGTTAGAATCAAATACGGTAATTCATTTAGGTCAGCAATTAGCCGCTGATGTGGGAAAGTTAGGAAATTCTGATGTTGAAATCAGTCAAGACTCTTATGAGAAAATGCTTTATTTCAGTAAGATCTGTGCTTTAACCTACTGCATTTCTACTGGTCAGTTGGAAGCTAATAAAACATTCTTAGATGGTGGATGCCCTGAAGAGCTAGATTTTTGCTCTAATGTAGAAGAAAATCCATCCATCAACAGAACAAGGGTTGAGTTAGTGTTGGTTGCTGAAAAGGAGGAGTTGGGTACTGGATTTGTGGCAGTGGACCACGAGAGAGAAGTTGTTATGTTGGCATTTAGAGGATCCAGCACAAGACAGGATTGGTTCAGTGACTTTGAAATATACCCAACAGAATACAGGCCTGTATCGGAAAAACACTATGATAAGCTAGTGGAGAGTGGGAAGATTGAAATATGTGAGAACTGTATGATTCACAAAGGTTTCAATCGCTTTATCGAGACCTTGAGTAAAGACTTCTTAAACAGAGTTGAAagaatattcaaaagatatCCTGGTTATAAAATGGTTGTAACAGGACACTCTCTCGGGGCAGCATTGGCTAGCATATGTGGGATTGAGTTGAAGCTCAGAGGGTTTAATCCATTAATCTTGACATATGCTACACCAAAAATGTTCAACGATGAGATGAGGGATTGGGTTGATAGCTTATTTAAGACGAAAAAGATACATGACAAGAGTGTAAAGAATGGTGAACTAGATATGTTTCATGGTTATTTCAGGGTTATACATCTACAAGACTATATTCCAATGGTCCCCCCTGGCTATAAAGCTGCTGGTTTGgaaatttttatttcaaagCCAGAACTACCAcatgagaaagaagatctAGAATATCGAGCTATTGGAAGTGGTGCAACATGGAATCAGCTTCCAACTAATGAATTGACAAGAAGTGCTTTAAGAAACGGTATGAGTAATTTATTCCATATGGATGAGCATCGGAAGTATTTCATTATGATAAACAATTGTTCTGGCTTCTGA
- the ADO1 gene encoding adenosine kinase — MCKRSGIRKENEYKKKVKDEMNEKTNCLQRRFIGGSSNSIRSAYDISPAKQQSILKKNMTQHPKVICLGNPLLDIQIDVQPSYLEKYNLKSNDAILVEQSSNKSILNIFDEIVEMEGVKFVAGGAAQNTARGVAYVLGPGQVGYFGSVGEDKFSARLLKENEAAGVASFYQVQKDISTGKCAALITGHDRSLVTDLAAANHFTPDHLDKHWDLVEAASLFYIGGFHLTVSPEAIVKLGKHAQEKGKPFILNLSAPFIPAFFKAALEQVLPYTTYVIGNESEAASYAESFGLDCDKEDLEAIAKHIVGDSKTRTVIITHGLKPTVVVSAEGSKTFDVVPLDSSKIKDTNGAGDAFAGGFVAALAEGKSLEFAIAQGQWLASLSIQEVGPSYPTERKQFNL, encoded by the coding sequence ATGTGCAAACGATCTGGCATCAGAAAAGAGAACGAGTAtaagaagaaagtaaaaGATGAGATGAACGAGAAAACAAATTGTTTGCAGAGAAGGTTCATAGGTGGGAGTAGTAATAGTATTAGATCTGCATACGACATTAGCCCAGCTAAGCAGCAATCGATCttaaaaaagaatatgacTCAACATCCTAAAGTAATCTGTTTGGGTAACCCATTGTTGGATATCCAAATTGACGTTCAACCATCATACTTGGAAAAGTACAACTTGAAGAGCAACGATGCTATTCTAGTTGAACAAAGCTCTAACAAGTCTATATTGAACATTTTCGATGAGATCGTAGAGATGGAGGGTGTCAAGTTTGTGGCTGGTGGTGCTGCTCAAAACACTGCTAGAGGTGTTGCGTATGTGTTGGGTCCTGGCCAAGTTGGCTACTTCGGTTCTGTTGGTGAGGACAAGTTCTCCGCCAGATTATTGAAGGAGAATGAGGCTGCCGGTGTGGCTTCCTTCTACCAGGTTCAAAAGGACATCAGTACTGGTAAGTGTGCTGCTCTAATTACTGGTCACGATAGATCATTGGTGACTGATTTAGCTGCGGCCAATCACTTCACTCCAGACCACTTGGACAAGCACTGGGATCTAGTCGAAGCTGCTTCTTTGTTCTACATCGGTGGTTTCCACTTGACTGTGTCCCCAGAGGCTATTGTCAAGTTGGGTAAGCACGCTCAAGAGAAGGGTAAGCCATTCATCTTGAACTTGTCTGCACCTTTCATCCCAGCCTTCTTCAAGGCTGCTTTGGAACAAGTGTTGCCATACACCACCTACGTCATTGGTAACGAATCTGAGGCTGCCTCCTATGCTGAATCTTTTGGTTTGGACTGTGACAAAGAAGACTTGGAAGCCATCGCTAAGCACATTGTCGGGGACTCCAAAACAAGAACCGTCATCATCACCCATGGTCTAAAACCAACCGTTGTAGTTTCTGCTGAGGGTTCAAAGACTTTCGATGTTGTTCCATTGGACTCCTCTAAAATCAAAGACACCAACGGTGCTGGTGACGCCTTCGCAGGTGGTTTCGTCGCCGCTTTGGCTGAAGGTAAGTCTTTGGAATTCGCCATTGCTCAAGGTCAATGGTTGGCTTCTTTGTCCATCCAAGAAGTTGGTCCATCTTACCCAActgaaagaaaacaattcaACTTATAA
- the TDA4 gene encoding Tda4p gives MLEKLAGYFNQEELADPFLKWSLDPTAENLYYRHGHEIVASFLMYQFVLYPLVAPFLNRVIFGKHYTEKDEADKVNFDIHTVSMIQSIVSCYLIWPLLWIPFGYNVITYYNSYASMVSSVSIGYFLWDLYVCLKYYRLFGIGFLFHAVAALSVIGITLRPVCQAWVGRFLSFEASTPFVNINWYIIQVSRGSTKPVVPTWLNVLNGLLLISVFFFVRLVWGFIAISILTYEMYQIWDQIPLYISAIILGINISLDFLNIHWFSKMIKIAKKMANGSKRVSKID, from the coding sequence ATGTTGGAGAAACTAGCAGGCTACTTCAACCAGGAAGAACTGGCTGATCCGTTTTTAAAATGGTCTTTGGATCCGACAGCCGAAAACTTGTATTATAGACATGGCCACGAGATTGTTGCATCGTTCTTGATGTACCAATTTGTTCTCTACCCACTGGTGGCACCCTTCCTCAACCGTGTGATATTTGGAAAGCACTATACGGAGAAGGATGAAGCGGACAAGGTGAATTTCGACATCCATACGGTGTCGATGATACAGAGCATTGTTTCATGCTACTTGATATGGCCACTCTTGTGGATTCCATTTGGATACAATGTTATAACTTACTACAATTCATACGCGTCAATGGTTTCTTCGGTCAGCATCGGGTACTTCTTGTGGGATTTGTACGTATGTTTGAAGTACTACAGATTGTTTGGAATTGGTTTCTTGTTCCACGCAGTGGCAGCACTCTCTGTGATCGGGATCACTCTACGTCCAGTGTGTCAGGCATGGGTCGGTAGATTCTTGTCATTCGAGGCTTCTACACCATTCGTCAACATCAATTGGTACATCATTCAGGTGTCACGTGGTTCTACTAAACCCGTTGTTCCAACTTGGTTGAACGTGTTGAACGGGTTGCTATTGATCtctgtatttttctttgttagaTTGGTGTGGGGATTCATCGCTATTTCGATTCTAACCTACGAAATGTACCAGATCTGGGACCAGATTCCATTGTACATTTCGGCCATTATTCTTGGAATTAACATTTCATTGGATTTCCTAAACATCCACTGGTTCTCCAAGATGATCAAAATCGCAAAGAAAATGGCCAATGGCTCAAAGAGAGTTTCTAAAATTGACTGA
- the STE24 gene encoding zinc metalloprotease, translated as MGFVDVLQGAFDKPSIPWKTIITGFTVAQFAFETYLTYRQYVALSKKTLPPVLEGEIDDETFQKSEAYARAKSKFSIVSNISSLVQNLIFIKFDVLPTLWNLGNVLASYLPSKLIATSTIAQSLYFLNVLTALSTFTSLPLSYYQHFVLEEKFGFNKLTIKLWITDMIKSNLLGLLIGTPVLYLFLKIFEVFPSNFLWYICLFVLVVQILALTIIPVLIMPLFNKFTPLDDGELKTAIEQLAKKVGFPLDKIFVVDGSKRSSHSNAYFTGLPFTSKRIVLYDTLVNDSTTDEIVAVLAHEIGHWQKSHLLRMLAFSETHIFLVFSLFTAAYQNNSLYNAFHFFVGSSTSTDFSKVITPQFPVIIGFLLFNDLLQPLDCLSTFLTNLVSRAHEYQSDAYAKELGYANHLARALINLQIKNLSTMNVDPLYSSYHYSHPTLAERLIAIEYKNEKKAQ; from the coding sequence atgggttttgttgatgttcTTCAAGGTGCTTTTGATAAGCCTTCTATTCCATGGAAGACTATAATTACAGGGTTCACAGTGGCGCAGTTCGCGTTTGAAACCTATTTGACTTATCGTCAATACGTGGCACTATCCAAAAAGACGTTACCACCTGTGTTAGAGGGCgagattgatgatgaaacatTCCAAAAATCGGAAGCTTATGCTAGAGCTAAGTCCAAGTTTTCCATTGTTTCTAACATCAGTTCATTGGTGCAGAATTTGATATTTATCAAATTTGACGTACTTCCAACGTTGTGGAACTTAGGCAATGTTTTGGCCAGTTATTTACCAAGCAAGCTTATAGCCACCTCTACAATTGCTCAATCCCTGTACTTTTTAAACGTCCTAACCGCTTTGTCAACCTTCACCAGCTTACCGTTAAGTTATTATCAACATTTTGTgcttgaagaaaagttcgGCTTTAATAAATTGACTATAAAATTGTGGATTACAGATATGATTAAGAGTAACCTATTAGGTTTATTGATTGGTACGCCAGTATTGtatttgttcttgaaaatCTTTGAAGTGTTCCCATCCAATTTCCTATGGtatatttgtttatttgttcttgtcGTGCAGATTCTTGCTTTGACTATCATTCCAGTATTAATCATGCCATTGTTCAATAAATTTACTCCTCTAGATGATGGTGAATTGAAAACAGCTATTGAACAATTAGCAAAGAAGGTGGGCTTCCCATTGGACAAGATCTTTGTTGTGGACGGTTCCAAGAGATCATCTCATTCAAACGCATACTTCACAGGTCTCCCATTTACCAGTAAACGTATAGTGCTATACGATACTTTGGTCAATGACTCAACCACGGATGAAATAGTAGCTGTCTTGGCCCACGAAATTGGTCATTGGCAAAAATCTCATTTGTTGCGTATGCTAGCATTTAGCGAAACCCACATCTTTTTAgtgttttctcttttcacTGCCGCATATCAAAACAACTCATTGTACAACGCAttccatttctttgttggatCCTCTACATCTACCGATTTCTCTAAAGTAATCACCCCTCAGTTTCCGGTTATCATTggtttccttcttttcaatgatCTATTACAACCTTTGGATTGTCTATCTACGTTCTTAACGAATTTGGTATCAAGAGCTCATGAATACCAATCTGACGCATATGCAAAGGAATTGGGTTATGCAAACCATCTAGCAAGAGCTTTGATCAACTTACAGATCAAGAACTTATCAACTATGAACGTTGATCCACTATATTCAAGCTATCATTATTCTCATCCAACTTTGGCTGAAAGATTGATAGCCATTGAAtacaaaaacgaaaagaaggcACAATAA
- the RPN3 gene encoding proteasome regulatory particle lid subunit RPN3, which produces MSDDAMDVDVSPNVADEKKTNEDIVDKLLEVLKQVSKSTLSMDSRYVWKSLKDLSAFRHELNVENVSILVNLLYPDESPYKKYLLKTIHPTSKPKVEDAVSFRDRYPASLYQLQQDGTSLDVSSEVNTFVHYILQLLLLDSQRVDELQHFNTEYVVPKILKHYNNRNLDLVNAKIWFYINRANELTSSPEDAALLFEMMQYMKTATLKHDNETKATLITSILRHYLRLGEIELAADFVTKIEFPSGDNVSSPLEARYYFYLSKIHAIQLDYSQSHEYVISALRKAPHTKNSLGFLQQANKLQCCIQLLMGDIPELTFFHQRGLEKSLLPYYHITKAVKLGDLNLFTQSLSKYKNQLTKDANYQLCVRLRSNVIKTGIRMISLTYKKISLKDICLKLHLDSEQTVEYMVSRAIRDGVIEAKINHEEGYIETSELLNVYSTKQPQQVFDERIRFVNHLHSDYVTGMRFPDSRDKKGKDADQLTTESLETSLDLDSMNLSDFDSDLDDIL; this is translated from the coding sequence ATGTCTGATGATGCTATGGATGTAGATGTGAGCCCAAATGTGGCTGatgagaagaaaacaaatgAAGATATTGTGGATAAACTATTAGAGGTTTTGAAGCAAGTGTCCAAAAGCACCCTATCTATGGATTCCCGATATGTGTGGAAGTCTTTGAAGGACTTGTCAGCATTTAGACATGAATTAAATGTAGAGAATGTTTCTATTTTAGTCAATTTGCTCTATCCTGATGAATCTCCATACAAAAAGTACTTATTGAAGACCATCCATCCTACTTCTAAACCAAAGGTTGAAGATGCTGTTTCTTTTAGAGATCGTTATCCAGCGAGCTTGTATCAGTTACAACAGGATGGTACCAGTTTGGATGTCTCCTCAGAGGTGAATACATTTGTTCATTACATTCTACAATTGCTCCTATTGGATTCCCAAAGGGTGGATGAGTTACAACATTTTAACACTGAATATGTTGTACCTAAAATACTAAAACattacaacaacagaaactTAGACTTGGTGAATGCCAAAATATGGTTCTACATCAACAGAGCCAATGAATTGACATCCTCTCCGGAAGACGCCGCATTGTTGTTTGAAATGATGCAATATATGAAGACAGCAACTTTAAAACACGACAATGAAACTAAAGCTACTTTGATAACTAGCATTCTAAGACACTACTTGAGATTAGGTGAAATCGAACTAGCTGCTGATTTTGTTACCAAAATTGAATTCCCTTCTGGCGATAACGTTTCTAGTCCCTTGGAAGCTCGTTATTACTTCTATCTTTCTAAGATTCACGCTATTCAATTAGACTATTCTCAAAGTCATGAGTACGTCATTTCAGCTTTGAGAAAGGCTCCACATACAAAAAACAGTTTGGGATTTTTGCAACAGGCAAACAAATTGCAGTGTTGTATCCAACTTCTAATGGGTGATATTCCAGAACTAACATTTTTCCATCAAAGGGGCCTAGAAAAATCACTATTGCCTTACTACCATATCACCAAGGCTGTCAAACTAGGTGATTTGAACCTCTTTACCCAATCCCTTTCTAAATATAAAAACCAGTTGACCAAGGATGCTAACTATCAGCTTTGTGTCAGACTCAGATCAAATGTTATCAAAACAGGTATCAGAATGATATCTTTAACCTACAAAAAGATTTCCTTGAAGGATATTTGTCTCAAATTACATTTAGACTCAGAACAGACTGTAGAGTACATGGTCTCTCGTGCGATCAGGGACGGTGTTATCGAAGCTAAAATAAATCACGAAGAAGGTTATATTGAAACCAGCGAACTATTAAATGTTTACTCGACCAAACAACCACAACAGGTTTTCGATGAAAGAATTAGATTTGTGAATCATTTGCATTCAGATTATGTCACTGGTATGAGATTTCCAGATTCAAGAGATAAGAAAGGCAAAGATGCTGACCAGCTGACCACAGAAAGCTTAGAAACAAGCTTAGACTTGGATTCAATGAACCTTTCCGATTTTGATTCCGATCTTGATGACATTCTCTAG
- the SRB4 gene encoding Srb4p produces the protein MTLQMNGISEYDPEKGIPLAIDPNLIDIPSITAPLGANGIVHDDTASKDSDSTSVEDQTSKKSQRSLIQNPYELFGQMSLEQFIPLMLKQRGPGTKFADIHEDVLQQEIEQEQNQGQMSSEDKSVQLGEVTVDGLEQNTSGMEQEQNVKKKDGDGDIEMTDSVTHPEKPEVSNEIPDEHLNTIPNSDETISHEEFINIKKSVLEHVTMALNESSLSLEFISLLLSSTRTSAGISSMSPYLKKIAPPASLNADKVPLEMLNEHDKLIYDITQKGWNLRSLEDCKRLLKQHYQILLKSVDSESTYWNQISDNISNKDVLFKMKDRNTGRRTLGIKYGFDDSGSSYTADKGIALLRATSEGSELELVPVLDSEANMGITKSSPEQFVRVRIFTKIEQEDDYLLSGQSSLNEILLNNNKDIKSQIARLRFFIFEKELMHHLKVEAGQLLPYGVSVENENKVVLELPNEKIEFELVNLDEEVISNYQQEAAKINNKRANLILVMLNMLQVVMYKKQLWKRMNPSPNASKGHITYGKDLVLLRAILGKIRHKRYKQLIEKIIHNTILNKKEGLMMTVKEDIISNDNEFSKNKELATLQREIALFDKVLSMPRTDFTITIPEKGKVDLSLRSTNHCNAVVFMKYVNEEEVVKFDTKFSEFTEFEEFMNFVYNEFFI, from the coding sequence ATGACTTTGCAAATGAATGGAATTTCAGAGTATGATCCTGAAAAGGGGATTCCATTGGCCATTGATCCAAATTTAATTGACATTCCATCAATTACGGCACCATTAGGAGCAAATGGAATTGTTCATGATGATACCGCAAGTAAGGATAGTGATAGTACGAGTGTGGAGGATCAGACTTCTAAAAAGTCACAAAGATCTCTCATTCAGAATCCATATGAGCTTTTCGGTCAAATGTCTTTAGAACAGTTCATTCCATTGATGCTTAAACAAAGAGGCCCTGGTACGAAATTTGCGGATATACACGAAGATGTGTTACAACAAGAGATCGAACAGGAACAAAATCAAGGGCAAATGTCATCTGAGGATAAAAGTGTACAATTAGGAGAAGTGACTGTCGATGGTTTGGAGCAAAATACCTCAGGAATGGAACAAGAGCAGAAtgtgaaaaagaaagatggAGATGgagatattgaaatgaCTGATTCGGTAACACATCCGGAGAAACCTGAAGTATCCAATGAAATTCCAGACGAGCACTTAAATACTATACCGAACTCTGATGAAACTATCTCCCATGAGGAATtcattaatattaaaaagaGTGTGCTTGAACATGTTACTATGGCATTAAATGAATCATCACTATCTTTGGAATTCATCTCCTTACTATTGAGTTCAACTAGGACATCTGCCGGCATTAGCTCAATGTCTCCTTAtctgaaaaaaatagcACCACCGGCTTCTTTGAACGCGGATAAAGTGCCATTAGAAATGTTAAATGAGCATGATAAATTGATATATGATATAACGCAAAAAGGATGGAATCTGCGAAGCTTGGAGGATTGTAAGAGACTTCTTAAACAACATTACCAGATACTTTTGAAATCTGTGGACAGTGAATCTACCTACTGGAATCAAATTTCTGACAACATTTCCAACAAAgatgttcttttcaagatgAAAGATAGAAATACTGGCAGAAGAACGTTAGGAATTAAATATGGATTTGATGACTCTGGATCATCTTACACAGCTGATAAAGGTATTGCTCTTCTCCGTGCGACCTCAGAAGGATCTGAATTAGAACTTGTTCCAGTCCTGGACTCCGAAGCAAACATGGGCATAACGAAGTCTTCGCCTGAACAATTTGTTAGAGTTAGAATTTTCACAAAAATTGAACAGGAGGACGACTATTTACTCTCTGGTCAAAGTTCTCTAAATGAGATTTTActtaataacaataaagACATAAAGTCACAAATAGCTAGGCTAAggtttttcatttttgaaaaagaattgatgCATCATTTAAAGGTAGAAGCAGGACAACTCTTGCCATATGGTGTTTCTGTTGAGAATGAGAATAAAGTTGTTCTAGAACTACCAAATGAAAAAATCGAATTTGAACTTGTTAATCTTGATGAGGAAGTGATTTCAAATTACCAGCAAGAGGCTGCcaagatcaacaacaaaaggGCAAATCTAATACTTGTAATGTTGAACATGTTGCAGGTGGTCATGTATAAAAAACaactttggaaaagaatgaaCCCATCCCCTAATGCCTCAAAGGGACATATAACTTATGGTAAAGACTTGGTGCTCTTGCGTGCAATCCTTGGCAAGATTAGACACAAAAGATACAAACAGCTAATCGAAAAAATCATTCACAATACAATCttgaataaaaaagaaggactGATGATGACAGTCAAGGAAGATATTATATCAAACGACAATGAATTCAGTAAGAATAAAGAGCTTGCTACTTTACAGCGTGAGATTGCTCTCTTTGACAAAGTATTATCGATGCCAAGAACAGAttttactattactataccagaaaaaggaaaagttGATCTATCTCTTAGAAGTACAAATCACTGCAATGCAGTTGTTTTCATGAAATATGTCaatgaagaggaagttGTTAAATTTGATACAAAGTTCTCAGAGTTCACTGAATTTGAGGAATTCATGAATTTTGTTTATAACGAATTCTttatataa
- the ILM1 gene encoding Ilm1p, protein MGLLSSVNVTYFRIVFLFGLAYLSVANVDAILSNNLLMVLTQAMDLPALQISPYSAQLGLISLLFALSAIHDLIPLLENNKKHFQSVVPFRLMIFFIMSSLSILLTNNLYLHNNVMFVYGFCEIWMNFLIFVALRDERNNDFAKENNFYRPIESDDEDPFPSTEREIQEMED, encoded by the coding sequence ATGGGTTTATTATCTTCAGTCAACGTTACCTACTTTAGAATAGTCTTTCTCTTCGGGTTGGCTTATTTGTCAGTGGCCAATGTGGACGCCATCTTAAGCAATAACCTATTAATGGTTTTAACACAAGCTATGGATTTACCAGCATTACAAATATCCCCATATAGCGCTCAACTAGGTTTGATCTCACTTCTATTTGCTTTATCCGCTATTCATGATTTGATTCCATTATTGGAAAACAATAAGAAGCATTTTCAATCTGTTGTCCCATTCAGACTTATGatcttttttattatgtCTTCTTTATCCATACTTTTGACTAATAATCTATACCTTCACAACAATGTGATGTTTGTATATGGATTCTGCGAAATATGGATGAACTTTTTAATCTTTGTTGCATTAAGAgatgaaagaaacaatGATTTTGCTAAGGAAAACAACTTTTACAGACCAATTGAGTCGGATGACGAAGATCCTTTCCCAAGCACTGAAAGAGAAATCCAGGAAATGGAAGACTAA